GGCATTCAGCAGCACACGGTTCCAGTTCAGTTGGCGAGGAGTATGCGAAGGATTGAGCATAAGGTGTTCCTCATTTCCAGTAGCGATGTGTATATATTCGACAAGAATCCCCTTTTTTCCTCCCCTATGATGGCAGGCTTGGAATGTTCGTATTTTGTACAAAATCATACGTAATCATCCAAATAAACATTCGTTTTCATCCAAAAAACACGTATAATTATGTATATATTCATTGACATATTCGTCTATTTTCGTTAAGATTCTAGTGGTTCAAAAATATTTTTTATTGCAGATGTAAAATGATACTTTCGCGTGAACGCGTACTTGCTGTTCGTATATCCTCAAAGATAAGGTTTGGGGGTCTCTACAGGGAACCGTAAATTCCTGGCTACGGATGGGTGCCTTTGGCTTACCCTGATACCGGCCGGGTTTTTTGTTGTGCCGCCCTTACTTCGCATAATAAATTCGTTTATTGGAGGAACAGATGAGTAAATATGATGTAATCGTCGTCGGTGCCGGTCCTGCCGGTATTTTTGCCTGTTACGAGCTGACCCGGAAAGCCCCGCACTGGAAAGTGCTGCTGATAGACAAAGGACATGATATTTATAAGCGGAGATGTCCGATTCTGGAGGAAAAAATTCAGTTCTGTCCGCCGGCTGCCGGCCGCAAGGAGTTTGCCGGATGTCTGCCGGCCTGTTCGATTACCGCAGGCTTCGGAGGGGCGGGGGCATACAGCGACGGAAAATTCAACATTACGACTGAGTTCGGCGGCTGGATGACGGATTATTTGCCGCCCTCCAAGGTGCTGGATCTGATCCGCTATGTTGATTCCATCAACCTGGAGCACGGAGCGACGGAGATGATCACCGATCCTACGACCGACCCGATCCGGCGCATCGAGCAGCGCGGCTACGCGGCCGGACTCAAGCTGCTGCGTGCGCAGGTGCGCCATCTGGGAACGGAGCAGAATCTGGAAATTCTGAAGTCGATTTACGAATATTTGAGCACCCGCATTGACATGATGTTCAAGACGGAGGTGCAGGACATCGAGACGGTCAGCGAGAACGGCGCTCACCGGGTGACGGGCGTTACGCTGAAGAACGGGGAGACTTACGAGACGGAACTTGCCTTGGTTGCTCCGGGACGCGACGGTTCCGCCTGGCTCACGGATGTGCTGAAAAGACACCGGCTCAAAATGTACAACAATCAGGTGGATGTCGGCGTCCGGGTGGAGACCTCGGATGTCGTTATGCAGGAGATCAATGAGCATCTTTATGAAGGCAAATTCATTTTTAATACTTCGGTCGGTACCCGTGTCCGCACGTTCTGCAGTAACCCTTCCGGACATGTCGTCGTGGAGAACCACAGCGGGGTCATGGCGGCGAACGGGCACTCGTATAAGGACCCGGCGCTCGGTTCCTCCAACACGAACTTTGCCCTGCTCGTCTCTCATAAATTTACTGAGCCGTTCGACAAGCCCAATGAATATGCGCGCGAGATTTGCGAGCGGGCGAACGATCTGTCGAGCGGCGGAGTCATCGTGCAGAAGTACGGCGATATTTTGCGGGGGCGCCGCTCCACCGGGACGAGAATCGCCGAAGGCTTCGTCGAGCCCACGCTTAAAGAGGCGGTCCCGGGGGACCTCGGACTTGTGCTGCCGTACAATACGATGAAGAGTCTCATCGAAATGGTGGAGGCGCTGGAAAAGGTAACGCCGGGCATCGCCTCCGAGCATACGCTCTTTTACGGAGTAGAAGCCAAATTTTATTCGGCCCGTCCGAAGCTGTCGGAGACGTTCGAGACGGAAATTTCCGGCCTCTACTGCGGCGGGGACGGAGCAGGCATCACGCGCGGACTGGCCCAGGCGGGCGCGGCGGGCGTCTGGATCGCGCGGGGCATGCTGGATCGGGCCTGAGCGGTTTGATGCGGCAGCAAGTTTGAAGGAAAGCCGATTGTTTCCTTTCGGGGAGACAGGGCTTTCCTTTTTTAAATGAAACGATTTATAAACTTCTCGAAATGTAGAGCTGCATGAATGAAGGACATGTGATTACTCCATGAATCTTGTCGAAACACGAAGGATATTCATATAAAATGCATATACTTGGAGAATTTTTCCTGTTATAATGTCAATATACATAACATGAAGAAGTGGAGTGGAATGTCGTTGCGTAACAACCGTCAAGTCTTAGCTTTTACTGTCGCTCTTTCGCTGCTGGCCGGACTGTATGTGTTGTGGATTGAAATGTTGTGGATTCATAAGCTCGTGCTAATGTTGGTTGTTGTCTCCTTCGCTCTGTTCGCGCTGACCGCCTAC
This region of Paenibacillus sp. URB8-2 genomic DNA includes:
- a CDS encoding NAD(P)/FAD-dependent oxidoreductase, which translates into the protein MSKYDVIVVGAGPAGIFACYELTRKAPHWKVLLIDKGHDIYKRRCPILEEKIQFCPPAAGRKEFAGCLPACSITAGFGGAGAYSDGKFNITTEFGGWMTDYLPPSKVLDLIRYVDSINLEHGATEMITDPTTDPIRRIEQRGYAAGLKLLRAQVRHLGTEQNLEILKSIYEYLSTRIDMMFKTEVQDIETVSENGAHRVTGVTLKNGETYETELALVAPGRDGSAWLTDVLKRHRLKMYNNQVDVGVRVETSDVVMQEINEHLYEGKFIFNTSVGTRVRTFCSNPSGHVVVENHSGVMAANGHSYKDPALGSSNTNFALLVSHKFTEPFDKPNEYAREICERANDLSSGGVIVQKYGDILRGRRSTGTRIAEGFVEPTLKEAVPGDLGLVLPYNTMKSLIEMVEALEKVTPGIASEHTLFYGVEAKFYSARPKLSETFETEISGLYCGGDGAGITRGLAQAGAAGVWIARGMLDRA